The region CCCCAGATCAACAGACGCTCCACGATCGGCACAGGGCCTGGATCCGCTCCTGCCAAAAGGAGGCGGATCAGCAGCAGTTCCAGGGGGATCACGCCGATGGCTAGGCACTGAAGCCAAAGCAGGGGTTCGCGGCGGGATTGCACGGCGGAACGGAGCCTCAGGTGGTGAGTTTGCGGCGCTGGGTGACCATCTTGAAGGCCTCAATCCGGTCGCCGTCTTCCCAGTTGGCAAAGCGATCGGTGCCGACACCACACTCGAAGCCGGTGGCCACCTCCTTGACGTCGTCCTTGTTGCGGCGCAACGAGTCGAGGTCGCCGTCGTACACCACCTGGGAGCCGCGATGGACACGCACCTTGCAGTTGCGTTGCAACTTGCCGGTGGTGACGTAGCAGCCCGCGACGGCGCTCTTGCCAATGGTGAACACCGCCCGCACTTCGGCTTCGCCGAGGGCTTCCTCCACCAGTTCGGGCTCCAACAAGCCCTCCATCGCTAACTGGATGTCCTCCAGCAGCTTGTAGATCACGTCGTAATCGCGCACATCCACGCCGGTGGCATCTGCTGCCTTCTTGGCACCAGAGGCCATTGAGGTGTTGAAGCCCACGATCACGGCGCCGGAGGCGGCCGCCAGGTCGACGTCTGTTTCGGTGACCTCTCCCGGTGCCGATAGCAGCACACGAACCTGGACCTCGTCCTTGGGCAATTGCTCAAGGGAGCCAAGGATTGCTTCCACAGAGCCCTGGACATCAGCCTTGAGGATCAAGTTCAGCTCCTTCAGCTCGCCTTCATTGGCCTGACCTGACATCGCTGTGAGCGACACCCGGCGCGAGGCCATCTGCTGCGCTAAGCGTGTGGCGCGAGCATCCGACGCACGATCTCCCACAACAGCCCGTGCTGATTTCTCGTCGGGATACACCTCGAATTCGTCGCCAGCGGTCGGAACCTCGCTGAAACCGAGGGCCTCAACGGCAAACGAAGGACCAGCCTCTTTAAGACGTTGGCGGTTGTCGTCGACCATGGCCCGAACCTTGCCGAGCACCGGCCCGGCCGCCACGACATCGCCGGTCTTGAGGGTGCCGTTCTGCACCAGCAGGGTGGCCACAGGACCCTTGGCCTTGTCGAGGTGAGCCTCGATCACAGTGCCGCGGGCCAGGCGATCCGGATTGGCCTGAAGGTCTTCCACTTCGGTGACCAGCAGCAGCATCTCCAGCAACTTGTCGATGTTCTCGCCCTTGATGGCACTCACTGGCACCATCACCACATCGCCGCCCCAGTCTTCCGCCAGCAGGTTCTGCTCGGACAGCTCCTGCTTCACCCGGTCGGGGGAGGCCCCTTCCTTATCAATCTTGTTAATTGCCACCACAATCGGCACCTCTGCAGCCCGGGCGTGGCTGATGGCTTCCAGCGTCTGGGGGCGAACGCCGTCGTCAGCGGCAACCACCAGAACGGCCACGTCCGTCACCTTGGTGCCGCGGGCCCGCATGGCCGTGAAGGCTTCGTGGCCCGGGGTGTCGAGGAAGGTGAGCTTGCGGGCTTCGTCGTTGTGGTCGATCTCGACCTGATAAGCACCGATGTGCTGGGTGATGCCGCCGGCCTCGCCGGCAGCGACCCGCGCCTTGCGGATCGCATCGAGAAGGCTCGTTTTGCCGTGGTCGACGTGACCCATGACCGTGACCACGGGTGGACGACGGATGAGGTGTTCCTTGTCGGCTTCTTCGATCATCTCGACGGTCTTCTTGGCCGCCTCCTCCACGTCGTCCTGGAGCACCGGAACGCCGAATTCATCGGCCACCGTCTCGATGGTGTTCATGTCCAGGGTCTGGGTGACCGTGGCAATGATTCCTTTGAAGAACAAGGATTTGATGATCTCGGAGCTCTCGACGCTGAGCATGTCGGCCAGCTCCTGCACCGTGAGGTTGTCCTCCGGAACGATCAGCATCTCCGGCCGCACCTGCTTGGCCTCGCGGGCAGCGCGCAGTTCCATCGCCCGACGCCGCTGGCGTTGACGCGTGGTTTCCTTCTTCCGCTTCCGCATCGCCGCCATCGGCTTGGGAGCGGCCTTTTTCTGCGACTTCGGCTTGGCGGGGCGAGCCAGGCTGGCGGACAGCACAATGGCTTGCTGTTCGCCGGCGAATCCTCCGGTTTCAGCGGTCAGAGCATCGTCGTTCTCGCCGATGATGTGGACCTTCTGGCGCTGCTTCTGTGGCGAACGGCTGCGCAGGGCTTCCAGCTTGGCGCTGTCATCCCAGTCCGGACGTCCAGGGCGGCGTTGGCCGCCGGGTGCACCGGGACGGAAACCACCGGGGCGACGCGGTGCGGTTGGGGCTGTAGGGCGTGCCACCGGTGGCGTGGCCGTTCCGGCACCGTCGCCAGTTTTGGTGGGGGCATCGGGCCGGCGGGGGGCCGGCGCCGTGGGGCGTCCAACGGGCTTCTGCAGTTGCATGAGCTCGCCCGGTGCCACGGGTTTGCGCATGCCGCTTGGCATGCCAGGGCGTTGCGGGCTGCCGGCACCGGGGCGTGTCGGTGGGGCCGGACGACCGCCGATTCCGGTGGAACTGCCGTCCCGGCGGATCGGCTTGCCCACCAGCTCCAGGGTGTTGCCGCCGCTGCGGGTCGGCGCGCCAGGTCGTGTTGGACGCCCAGGACTTCCGGGACGCTGCGGGACACCGGTTCCAGGGCGTTGCGGTGCACCAGCTCCGCTGCGGGTGGGTGCTCCGGTGCCGGGACGCCGCGGAACAGGCTTGCCCACCAGCTCAGGACGAGGTGTGGGGCGCGTGGGTGGCCCCGCTTTGACAGGTGCACCTGGACGCGCTGGTGCTGGAGCCCCTGGACGGGTTGGAGCACCGGGGCGAGGTTCTGATCCAGGGCGGGAAACGATCTGTGGCTTCTGTCCTGCGCCTGGCGTTGGGCGGCTGGGGACAGCTGCAGGCCGTGGTTTGGGTTGATCGGCCGCGGGACGCGCGGGTGCCGGACGGGCCGGGGCCGGTCGTGCCGGGGCTGGTTTGGCGGCAGCGGGTTTGGCTGGTGCGGGCTTAGCGGCAGCTGGTTTGGCTGGCGCGGGTTTTGCAACCGTTGGCTTAGCAACCGTTGGCTTGACGACTGAGGGGCGAGCCGGTGGAGTCGTTGGTTTCGACGGCGCAGAAGCCGCGGCGGGCGTGGCCGGCTTCGGCTTGCTGACGACCTCAGGCTTGGCCGGCTGAGGACGCGGTGGCGGAGCAGCGGCAGGTCTCGGCACTGGTTTGGCCGGTACTGCTGGGGCCGCTGCCTTCGCTGGTGCTGGACGGGCCGGCGCCGCTGGAGCTGCAGGCTTCGCTGGGGCTGCAGGCTTAGACGCTGATGCTGCAGGCTTCGCTGGGGCTGCAGGCTTAGACGCTGATGCTGCAGGCTTCGCTGGGGCTGCAGGCTTAGACGCTGATGCTGCAGGCTTGGCTGGTGCTGCGGGTTTCGCCTGAGCCGGTGCTGGTTTGGCGGGAGCCGCTTTCTTGACTGACAGGATCGCCTTGCCAGGAGCTGGTTTGGCCGGTGCAGGTGCAGACGCTTTGCTGGCGTTGCCTTTCGACTTCAGCAGGCTGCGGATCTGTCCGGCTTCGGCGTCACTGATGGAGCTGCTGTGGCTCTTGGCTGCGATCGACAGCTTCTCGGCCGCATCCAGCACGTCCTTGTTCTCAAGGCCCAGGTCCTTGGACAGCTCGTAAATTCTGACTTTGCCGCTGCTGGTCATTCAGGTCGGATCTCCGGTCGGGCCGGGCACGGTGTGCCGCGGTGGCCACACGCAATGTGGGGCCAATGTTCAGTTTGCCTCAGCGGTCACGTCCGTGGCATCACGGAGCCGCTGTCCCAACGCTGCGAGGACGTCATCGGGCACCTGACAACGCAGGGCTTTCTGAAGTCGTTTGCGGCGCCTGGCCTCCTCGAGGCATGCCTCGCGTTGACAGAGGTAGGCCGATCGACCCATCCCTCTGTCAACACGGACCCCATCCTGATGGTCTCGGATCACCCTCCAGAGGGAGCGGCGATCCAGAAGCTGGCGGCAGGCCACACAGCGACGCAGGATGGGGCGTTGATTCACCGGGCAACCTCGCCGTCGTCCTCAGGGGCAGGTTCCTCGCTGGTCGGCTCCTCTCCGGGCAGCTCTTCAGAAGCGGTGGCCTCGATCTGCTCGCTTTCGCCCAACTCGTCTCCCTCCACGTAATCCTCATCGTCTTCAGGCAGCGGATAGAGCTCCCGCAGGCGGGCATCTTCTTCGGCACGTGCGGCCTGCTCCGCGGCCAGCCGTTCCTCCGCCTCCATCTGCAGCGCCTCTTCCTGTTCTCGTTGAGAGATCAGCTCGGCGACCACGGCGTCTTCTGCGGCCTGGTCGTACTCCGTGGAGTTCTTGATGTCGATCTTCCAGCCCGTGAGGCGTGCCGCCAGCCGCACGTTCTGCCCCTCGCGACCGATGGCCAGGCTGAGTT is a window of Synechococcus sp. A15-24 DNA encoding:
- a CDS encoding YlxR family protein, with product MNQRPILRRCVACRQLLDRRSLWRVIRDHQDGVRVDRGMGRSAYLCQREACLEEARRRKRLQKALRCQVPDDVLAALGQRLRDATDVTAEAN
- the infB gene encoding translation initiation factor IF-2 gives rise to the protein MTSSGKVRIYELSKDLGLENKDVLDAAEKLSIAAKSHSSSISDAEAGQIRSLLKSKGNASKASAPAPAKPAPGKAILSVKKAAPAKPAPAQAKPAAPAKPAASASKPAAPAKPAASASKPAAPAKPAASASKPAAPAKPAAPAAPARPAPAKAAAPAVPAKPVPRPAAAPPPRPQPAKPEVVSKPKPATPAAASAPSKPTTPPARPSVVKPTVAKPTVAKPAPAKPAAAKPAPAKPAAAKPAPARPAPARPAPARPAADQPKPRPAAVPSRPTPGAGQKPQIVSRPGSEPRPGAPTRPGAPAPARPGAPVKAGPPTRPTPRPELVGKPVPRRPGTGAPTRSGAGAPQRPGTGVPQRPGSPGRPTRPGAPTRSGGNTLELVGKPIRRDGSSTGIGGRPAPPTRPGAGSPQRPGMPSGMRKPVAPGELMQLQKPVGRPTAPAPRRPDAPTKTGDGAGTATPPVARPTAPTAPRRPGGFRPGAPGGQRRPGRPDWDDSAKLEALRSRSPQKQRQKVHIIGENDDALTAETGGFAGEQQAIVLSASLARPAKPKSQKKAAPKPMAAMRKRKKETTRQRQRRRAMELRAAREAKQVRPEMLIVPEDNLTVQELADMLSVESSEIIKSLFFKGIIATVTQTLDMNTIETVADEFGVPVLQDDVEEAAKKTVEMIEEADKEHLIRRPPVVTVMGHVDHGKTSLLDAIRKARVAAGEAGGITQHIGAYQVEIDHNDEARKLTFLDTPGHEAFTAMRARGTKVTDVAVLVVAADDGVRPQTLEAISHARAAEVPIVVAINKIDKEGASPDRVKQELSEQNLLAEDWGGDVVMVPVSAIKGENIDKLLEMLLLVTEVEDLQANPDRLARGTVIEAHLDKAKGPVATLLVQNGTLKTGDVVAAGPVLGKVRAMVDDNRQRLKEAGPSFAVEALGFSEVPTAGDEFEVYPDEKSARAVVGDRASDARATRLAQQMASRRVSLTAMSGQANEGELKELNLILKADVQGSVEAILGSLEQLPKDEVQVRVLLSAPGEVTETDVDLAAASGAVIVGFNTSMASGAKKAADATGVDVRDYDVIYKLLEDIQLAMEGLLEPELVEEALGEAEVRAVFTIGKSAVAGCYVTTGKLQRNCKVRVHRGSQVVYDGDLDSLRRNKDDVKEVATGFECGVGTDRFANWEDGDRIEAFKMVTQRRKLTT